A window of Synechococcales cyanobacterium CNB contains these coding sequences:
- the ptsP gene encoding phosphoenolpyruvate--protein phosphotransferase: MGGKAVPRGSGGSGPGLEGSIESGSHRMRPRRPRGCVGRTTGPPTPIVVLASRPHSMHVIQGIPVSPGVVIARAFVLGDDRVWVPRRSLAPEAVEAEQARFDRALADAVADLDRVHAEAEREMGSEAAKVFLFHKGMLRDRSLIDPIRAKIASERVNAEHAVTTVFDDLAAQFRRKTDSAFTTKADDIRDLANRLLTCLVGQRRSRLDEITEPTVVIARDLTPSQTASFNRRTVVGFATDAGGRTSHTAIVANGLGLPAVVGCHNVTSLASDGERVVLDGDRGVVILDPDNEQLGKYAGYAEQHRLAELSLAELADQPAVTRDGTPVELLGNIEFPEEVSAVLSHGGTGVGLYRTEFLFLAANREPSEEDHFEAYRTAIGLLDGRPLTIRTIDLGADKYTQARAAVPERNPALGLRSIRYCLAERAIFKRQLRAILRASALGPVKIMFPLITSIGELRHARLILRDVMEDLAEEGVAFDRSVPVGMMVELPSAALQAGIFAREVDFFSIGTNDLVQYTLAVDRTNERVAGLYQPWHPAVVMLIRQVARAARKAGIPVSCCGEAAGEQAYAMLLLGLGLRTLSVTSGAIPQVKRLVRSVTMQECERVARKALTFDSDVEVSAYVREHVRKIVPEASGGRSAGGG; encoded by the coding sequence ATGGGCGGAAAAGCCGTACCGAGGGGATCGGGCGGGAGTGGGCCGGGGCTTGAGGGAAGTATCGAGAGCGGTTCGCATAGGATGCGGCCGCGGCGGCCCCGCGGGTGCGTGGGGCGTACAACGGGTCCGCCGACGCCGATCGTGGTCCTTGCCTCGCGGCCTCACTCCATGCACGTGATCCAGGGCATTCCGGTCTCCCCAGGCGTTGTGATCGCGCGAGCGTTCGTGCTGGGCGACGACCGGGTGTGGGTGCCGCGCCGGTCGCTCGCGCCGGAGGCCGTCGAGGCGGAGCAGGCGCGGTTCGATCGGGCGCTGGCGGACGCGGTCGCGGACCTCGACCGCGTGCATGCCGAGGCGGAGCGAGAGATGGGGTCGGAGGCCGCAAAGGTCTTCCTGTTCCACAAGGGGATGCTGCGCGATCGGAGCCTGATCGACCCGATCCGGGCGAAGATCGCGTCGGAGCGCGTGAACGCGGAGCACGCCGTCACGACGGTCTTCGATGATCTGGCGGCGCAGTTCCGAAGGAAGACGGACTCGGCCTTCACGACGAAGGCGGACGACATCCGCGACCTGGCGAATCGCCTGCTCACGTGCCTGGTCGGGCAGCGGCGTTCGCGGCTGGACGAGATCACCGAGCCGACCGTGGTGATCGCGCGCGACCTGACGCCCTCGCAAACGGCGTCGTTCAACCGGCGCACGGTGGTGGGGTTCGCCACGGACGCGGGCGGGCGGACGAGCCACACGGCGATCGTGGCCAACGGGCTGGGGCTGCCCGCGGTGGTGGGGTGCCACAACGTGACGTCGCTCGCCTCGGACGGAGAGCGCGTGGTGCTGGACGGAGATCGCGGCGTGGTGATCCTGGACCCTGACAATGAGCAACTGGGCAAGTACGCGGGCTACGCGGAGCAGCACCGGCTGGCGGAGCTGTCGCTGGCGGAACTGGCGGACCAGCCCGCCGTGACGCGCGACGGCACGCCGGTGGAGTTGCTCGGGAACATCGAGTTCCCGGAGGAAGTGTCGGCGGTGCTGTCTCACGGCGGGACGGGGGTGGGGCTGTACCGGACGGAGTTCCTGTTCCTGGCGGCGAACCGGGAACCGAGCGAGGAGGATCACTTCGAGGCGTACCGGACGGCGATCGGGCTGCTCGACGGGCGGCCGCTGACGATCCGGACGATCGATTTGGGTGCGGACAAGTACACGCAGGCGCGTGCCGCGGTACCGGAGCGGAACCCCGCGCTGGGGCTTCGGTCGATCCGGTACTGCCTGGCGGAGCGGGCGATCTTCAAGCGTCAGTTGCGGGCGATCCTGCGGGCGAGCGCGCTGGGTCCGGTGAAGATCATGTTTCCGCTCATCACGTCGATCGGGGAGTTGCGGCACGCGCGGCTGATTTTGCGCGACGTGATGGAGGATCTGGCGGAAGAGGGGGTGGCCTTCGACCGTTCGGTGCCGGTGGGGATGATGGTGGAGTTGCCCTCGGCGGCGTTGCAGGCGGGCATTTTCGCACGGGAAGTGGATTTTTTCTCAATCGGGACGAATGACCTCGTGCAGTACACGCTGGCGGTCGATCGAACCAATGAGCGGGTGGCTGGGCTGTACCAGCCTTGGCACCCGGCGGTGGTGATGCTGATCCGCCAGGTGGCGCGGGCGGCCCGGAAGGCGGGCATCCCGGTGTCGTGCTGCGGTGAGGCGGCAGGGGAGCAGGCCTACGCGATGTTGCTGCTCGGACTCGGGCTGCGTACCCTTTCGGTGACGAGCGGCGCGATCCCGCAGGTCAAGCGGCTTGTGCGATCGGTCACGATGCAGGAGTGCGAGCGTGTGGCGCGAAAGGCGCTGACGTTCGATTCGGACGTCGAGGTTTCCGCATACGTGCGGGAGCACGTCCGCAAGATTGTCCCGGAGGCCTCCGGCGGTCGTTCCGCCGGGGGGGGGTAG
- a CDS encoding transcription termination factor Rho (An RNA-DNA helicase that actively releases nascent mRNAs from paused transcription complexes): protein MKTLTGILEWPQRSEGRVRQMAGATIVESADDPFVPVNFGDQLPLRSGLEVTVEVVHRKPRRRRRGRPGAPRQSRPVVERFLAIEGLDPERYRECKPFDELTSIDPQPRLTLEYPGCPAACRLIDLFCPIGRGQRGLIVSPPKAGKTTLLKNIAESILRNHPEVYVFLLLVDERPEEVTDFRRTFLGPSMPARPNGPPGTNGEPRPAEPDPRPWGDRVRLIASSNDHDVERHVEVCITCVERCKRMVEAGKHVVVMLDSLTRVGRAFNRSRKHASSGRTMTGGIDSRALEVPKQIFGSARNTEEAGSLTMLATCLVDTGSQGDQVIFEEFKGTGNMELILDRKIAEKRLFPAINLAASGTRKEHLLMDEQELATITALRRRLMSMPPPQQVEQLLAALERFPTNAQLVGSAR from the coding sequence ATGAAGACGCTGACCGGCATCCTTGAGTGGCCGCAGCGCTCGGAAGGTCGTGTCCGGCAGATGGCCGGCGCGACAATCGTCGAGAGCGCGGACGATCCTTTCGTTCCCGTCAACTTCGGGGACCAGTTGCCTCTGCGCTCGGGCCTCGAAGTCACCGTCGAGGTCGTGCACCGCAAGCCGCGGCGTCGCCGCCGGGGCCGGCCGGGCGCACCCCGCCAATCCCGTCCCGTCGTCGAACGCTTCCTCGCCATCGAGGGACTCGACCCCGAGCGCTACCGCGAGTGCAAGCCCTTCGACGAACTCACCTCCATCGACCCCCAGCCCCGCCTCACCCTCGAATACCCCGGTTGCCCGGCGGCATGTCGGCTCATCGACCTCTTCTGTCCCATCGGGCGCGGCCAGCGGGGCCTCATCGTCTCCCCCCCCAAGGCCGGCAAGACCACACTGCTCAAGAACATCGCCGAGTCCATCCTCCGCAACCATCCGGAGGTCTACGTCTTCCTCCTCCTCGTCGATGAGCGGCCCGAAGAAGTCACCGACTTCCGTCGGACCTTCCTCGGCCCCTCCATGCCCGCCCGACCCAACGGCCCGCCCGGCACGAACGGCGAACCGCGCCCCGCCGAGCCTGACCCGCGCCCCTGGGGCGACCGCGTCCGCCTCATCGCATCAAGCAATGACCACGACGTCGAGCGCCACGTGGAGGTCTGCATCACCTGCGTCGAACGCTGCAAGCGCATGGTCGAGGCCGGCAAGCACGTCGTCGTCATGCTCGACTCGCTCACACGCGTCGGCCGAGCCTTCAACCGCTCACGCAAGCACGCCAGCAGCGGCCGAACCATGACCGGCGGCATCGACAGCCGCGCCCTCGAAGTCCCCAAGCAAATCTTCGGCTCCGCACGCAACACCGAGGAGGCCGGCAGCCTCACCATGCTCGCCACCTGCCTCGTGGACACCGGCTCACAGGGCGACCAGGTCATCTTCGAAGAGTTCAAGGGCACCGGCAACATGGAGCTCATCCTCGACCGCAAGATCGCCGAGAAGCGGCTCTTCCCCGCCATCAACCTCGCCGCCAGCGGCACCAGAAAGGAGCACCTGCTCATGGACGAGCAGGAACTCGCCACCATCACCGCCCTTCGCCGCCGGCTCATGAGCATGCCCCCCCCGCAGCAGGTCGAACAACTCCTTGCCGCTCTCGAACGCTTCCCCACCAACGCCCAACTCGTCGGCTCCGCCCGCTGA
- a CDS encoding prepilin-type N-terminal cleavage/methylation domain-containing protein produces MGTRTDRRGFTLIELLVVIAIIALLIGILLPALGKARQAGQMAMCASNQRTVAQGVAFYTASHDYFPAAYVYGSDEYSGEWKVEQQQETNPIPANGYIHWSWALFGGTDGGANVPEGAFECPTMTSRGAPRTNPGSNTDDWEPGQQNDLGNGPGAQTPRDRQAARVAITGNAALFPRNKFWPGTLRKNQLARVAWIDGAQQGASKTILATEFYDNRDRWTSLASHFDGRIKSHRSVTPFIGRSSGSDVYNEPNSGGVPRFVYPDKDSILPTKKLGPNMIDNPLSTLNAVGRHHFSEKVNFVFVDAHVESLTVQDTIKDRLWGDRFYSITGNNRVDLKFNKWD; encoded by the coding sequence ATGGGAACGCGCACGGATCGTCGGGGGTTCACGCTGATCGAGTTGCTCGTGGTGATCGCGATCATCGCGCTGCTGATCGGGATCCTGCTCCCCGCGCTGGGCAAGGCGCGGCAGGCGGGGCAGATGGCGATGTGCGCGAGCAACCAGCGCACCGTCGCGCAGGGAGTGGCGTTCTACACCGCGAGTCACGACTACTTCCCCGCGGCCTACGTCTACGGGTCGGATGAGTACTCGGGGGAGTGGAAGGTGGAGCAGCAGCAGGAAACCAACCCGATCCCGGCGAACGGGTACATCCACTGGTCGTGGGCGCTGTTCGGCGGGACGGACGGGGGTGCGAACGTGCCGGAGGGCGCGTTCGAGTGCCCGACGATGACGAGCCGCGGCGCGCCGCGGACGAACCCCGGATCGAACACCGATGACTGGGAGCCGGGTCAGCAGAATGACCTCGGCAACGGCCCCGGGGCGCAGACGCCGCGCGACCGACAGGCGGCGCGGGTGGCGATCACGGGGAACGCGGCGCTGTTCCCTCGCAACAAGTTCTGGCCGGGGACGCTGCGGAAGAACCAGCTGGCTCGTGTGGCGTGGATCGACGGGGCGCAGCAGGGCGCTTCGAAGACGATCCTGGCGACGGAGTTCTACGACAACAGGGATCGTTGGACGTCGCTGGCCAGCCACTTTGACGGGCGGATCAAGAGCCATCGCTCGGTGACGCCGTTCATCGGTCGATCGTCGGGGAGCGACGTCTACAACGAGCCGAACTCGGGCGGGGTGCCGCGGTTCGTGTACCCGGACAAGGACTCGATCCTGCCGACGAAGAAGCTCGGGCCGAACATGATCGACAACCCGCTGAGCACGCTGAACGCGGTGGGTCGGCACCACTTCAGCGAGAAGGTGAACTTCGTGTTCGTGGACGCGCACGTCGAGTCGCTGACCGTGCAGGACACGATCAAGGACCGGCTGTGGGGGGACAGGTTCTACTCGATCACCGGGAACAACCGCGTGGACCTGAAGTTCAACAAGTGGGATTGA
- the murQ gene encoding N-acetylmuramic acid 6-phosphate etherase, producing MSNSLPDRSHLLTEQRNPRSASLHRMSIAECVRLINEEDARVIDALRQAAPSLTALIETAEPGFSAGGRLVYVGAGTSGRLGVLDAAEAMPTFQVESGRVVGIIAGGAPALTRSSESKEDEHDGAHTDLDALRLTRRDTIIGIAAGGTTPFVLGAIERAASLPDRPVTALIVCAEIETPAGVDHLIVLRTGPEVLTGSTRMKAGTATKLALNTISTTLMVRAGRVYENLMVDVRATNDKLRDRAARIVATLTGLGRDDALSLLARADGAVKTAVVMHRLGVARESAEERLRACGGRLGEALGEA from the coding sequence ATGAGCAACTCTCTCCCCGACCGCTCGCACCTTCTGACCGAACAGCGCAACCCGCGCAGCGCGTCACTCCATCGCATGAGCATCGCGGAGTGTGTCCGCCTGATCAACGAGGAGGACGCCCGCGTGATCGACGCCCTGCGCCAGGCCGCCCCATCGCTCACGGCTCTCATCGAGACGGCCGAGCCGGGCTTCTCGGCGGGCGGACGGCTGGTCTACGTCGGAGCGGGCACGTCCGGTCGGCTCGGGGTGCTGGATGCGGCCGAGGCCATGCCGACGTTCCAGGTTGAATCGGGGCGTGTCGTGGGCATCATCGCGGGCGGTGCGCCCGCGCTCACTCGCTCGAGCGAATCGAAGGAGGACGAACACGACGGCGCGCACACCGATCTCGACGCCCTGCGGCTCACGCGACGCGACACGATCATCGGCATCGCGGCCGGAGGGACCACGCCCTTCGTCCTCGGCGCGATCGAGCGTGCCGCGTCGCTGCCCGATCGCCCGGTAACCGCGCTCATCGTCTGCGCGGAGATCGAGACTCCTGCGGGAGTGGACCATCTCATCGTGCTCCGCACCGGACCCGAGGTGCTGACCGGTTCGACGCGGATGAAGGCGGGAACCGCCACGAAACTCGCCTTGAACACGATCTCCACCACGCTGATGGTGCGGGCCGGGCGCGTCTACGAGAACCTGATGGTCGACGTGCGCGCGACGAACGACAAGCTCCGCGACCGGGCGGCACGCATCGTCGCCACGCTCACGGGACTCGGCCGCGATGACGCGCTCTCGCTCCTCGCCCGCGCCGACGGCGCGGTGAAGACGGCGGTCGTCATGCACAGGCTCGGCGTCGCGCGGGAATCGGCCGAGGAACGCCTCCGCGCGTGCGGAGGTCGGCTCGGCGAAGCGCTCGGCGAAGCGTGA
- a CDS encoding CCA tRNA nucleotidyltransferase, translating into MPAAKQPWTSEQARAAAVGIVRVLREAGHEAYLAGGCVRDELLGLEPTDYDVATDARPESIRSLFRRTNEVGASFGVVLVKERNVAVEVATFRADGPYSDRRRPDHVEFADATADARRRDFTINALFLDPFAEGGTPGARGRVIDLVGGVADLERKVIRAVGDPAQRLAEDHLRALRAVRFAARLGFEIEAGTARAIREHAAALGGVSRERIGDEIRSMMDRPSRTRAVLLLQSLALDGPVLDAPHRHAEPTVLARLGPETGLAACLGAWAIDRGDIASEAQLPALVRSRRRALCLSNEERDELRAVLGGAVGLPGSWSGLGVAARKRLASTRYFAQTLALLTAYRPEVGAEVARCVHALTATPSGLSPEPIITGDDLTASGLTPGPQFATLLSAVYDAQLEDRIRTRDEALALALELAARTRV; encoded by the coding sequence GTGCCCGCCGCGAAACAACCCTGGACGAGCGAGCAGGCCCGTGCCGCGGCCGTGGGCATCGTCCGCGTCCTCCGCGAGGCGGGGCACGAGGCCTACCTGGCCGGCGGGTGTGTGCGCGATGAACTCCTCGGGCTTGAACCCACCGACTACGACGTGGCCACCGACGCACGCCCGGAGAGCATCCGCTCGCTCTTCCGCCGCACCAACGAGGTCGGCGCGAGTTTCGGCGTCGTGCTGGTGAAGGAGCGCAATGTAGCGGTCGAGGTCGCCACGTTCCGCGCCGACGGGCCGTATTCCGACCGACGCCGCCCGGACCACGTCGAGTTCGCCGACGCGACGGCCGACGCACGCCGGCGCGACTTCACCATCAACGCCCTCTTCCTCGACCCCTTCGCCGAGGGCGGCACGCCCGGGGCACGCGGTCGAGTCATCGACCTCGTCGGCGGCGTCGCGGACCTCGAGCGCAAGGTCATCCGGGCGGTGGGCGATCCGGCCCAGCGTCTGGCCGAGGACCACCTGCGGGCCTTGCGTGCCGTCCGTTTCGCGGCGAGGCTCGGGTTTGAGATCGAGGCGGGAACGGCGAGGGCAATCCGCGAACACGCTGCCGCGCTCGGCGGCGTGAGCCGGGAGCGCATCGGCGACGAGATTCGGAGCATGATGGATCGGCCCTCGCGCACCCGGGCCGTGCTGTTGCTCCAGTCTCTCGCCCTCGACGGACCGGTTCTGGATGCCCCCCACCGTCATGCCGAGCCGACGGTTCTCGCCCGACTCGGACCCGAGACCGGGCTCGCGGCGTGTCTCGGTGCCTGGGCGATCGACCGGGGAGACATCGCAAGCGAAGCCCAACTCCCCGCCTTGGTCCGTTCACGCCGAAGGGCGCTCTGCCTGAGCAACGAGGAGCGCGACGAACTCCGCGCCGTGCTGGGGGGGGCGGTCGGGCTGCCCGGGAGTTGGTCGGGTCTCGGCGTGGCGGCCCGAAAACGACTGGCTTCCACCCGGTACTTTGCCCAAACTCTCGCCCTGTTGACCGCGTACAGGCCTGAGGTGGGGGCGGAAGTGGCCAGATGTGTCCATGCGCTCACCGCAACGCCTTCGGGGCTATCGCCGGAGCCGATCATCACCGGGGACGACCTGACGGCTTCGGGGTTGACGCCAGGGCCTCAGTTCGCGACCCTCCTCTCGGCGGTCTACGACGCCCAGCTGGAGGACAGAATCCGAACCCGAGACGAGGCTTTGGCTCTTGCGCTGGAACTTGCGGCCCGGACGAGGGTCTAA